The Harpia harpyja isolate bHarHar1 chromosome 10, bHarHar1 primary haplotype, whole genome shotgun sequence genome includes a region encoding these proteins:
- the LBX1 gene encoding transcription factor LBX1 produces the protein MTSKEEPKPSSGEERRRSPLDHLPPPANSNKPLTPFSIEDILNKPSVRRSYTLCGTAHLLSAAEKHPPAGLPLSGRALLSQTSPLCALEELASKTFKGLEVSVLQAAEGRDGMTIFGQRQTPKKRRKSRTAFTNHQIYELEKRFLYQKYLSPADRDQIAQQLGLTNAQVITWFQNRRAKLKRDLEEMKADVESAKKLGPNPAVDIVALAELEPSAEGRGKARSGSPPPPPSAAREPGAPPPPRPASPPTERPRSRRDSEEEEEEEEEDVEIDVDD, from the exons ATGACTTCCAAAGAAGAACCCAAGCCTTCCTCGGGGGAAGAACGGCGGCGGAGCCCCTTGGATCACCTCCCACCGCCGGCCAACTCCAACAAGCCCCTCACCCCCTTCAGCATCGAGGACATCCTCAACAAGCCCTCGGTGCGGAGGAGTTACACCCTCTGCGGAACGGCCCACCTCCTCTCCGCCGCCGAGAAGCATCCCCCGGCCGGGCTGCCCCTCTCCGGCCGGGCGCTGCTCTCCCAAACCTCGCCCCTCTGCGCCCTGGAAGAACTGGCCAGCAAGACCTTCAAGGGGCTGGAAGTCAGCGTGCTGCAGGCGGCCGAAG GCAGGGACGGGATGACGATCTTCGGTCAGCGGCAAACGCCAAAGAAGCGTCGAAAGTCGCGGACGGCCTTCACCAACCACCAGATCTACGAGCTGGAGAAGCGGTTCCTCTACCAAAAATACTTGTCACCGGCGGACCGGGACCAGATCGCCCAGCAGCTGGGGCTCACCAATGCCCAGGTCATCACCTGGTTCCAGAACCGCCGCGCCAAGCTCAAGCGAGACCTGGAGGAGATGAAGGCCGACGTGGAATCGGCCAAAAAGCTGGGCCCCAACCCCGCCGTGGACATCGTGGCCTTGGCCGAGCTGGAGCCCAGCGCCGAGGGAAGGGGCAAGGCGCGGTCCggttccccgccgccgcccccctccgccgcccgggagcccggcgccccgccgccgccccgccccgcctcgccccccACGGAGCGGCCCCGCAGCCGCCgggacagcgaggaggaggaggaggaggaggaggaggacgtgGAGATCGACGTGGATGACTGA
- the LOC128146759 gene encoding collagen alpha-2(I) chain-like codes for MPRGGESPVGPAVEPGPGTPAAGSEVPVPALSCETAGKMYPQVSPVHAAAGHCSSLLHLENNRPELSARRLPALLGRGCRGAGEHRGAGEKLPGQAHLWRSFYGYRPLLPPLATSSPRGKKNFAAPKINLTQVPAPGRGAGARGSAGAHRPRGAPALPRQRKAEKPPLPRVGSGSGDGTCAGPGGTKSAAPETLPEAGERGAASPGGQAAQCPAPRLSPGLFRLQTNSRGDPVAPGSANLQGPGPCGVELGTAVPGPPPAALPQGQERGGEPEFERAPGPV; via the exons ATGCCGAGAGGCGGAGAGAGCCCGGTGGGACCCGCCGTGGAGCCCGGACCAGGGACACCCGCGGCGGGGTCCGAGGTCCCTGTCCCAGCCCTCTCTTGCGAAACTGCCGGTAAAATGTACCCACAGGTGTCCCCTGTCCACGCAGCCGCCGGGCATTGCTCGTCGTTGCTCCACTTGGAAAACAACCGCCCCGAGCTGAGCGCCCGCCGGCTCCCggctctgctggggagggggtgtcggggggcCGGGGAGCACCGCGGAGCTGGGGAGAAGCTCCCCGGCCAAGCCCATCTCTGGAGGTCGTTTTACGGCTATCGcccgctccttcctcccctcgCAACCAGCTCCCcgcgggggaaaaaaaacttcGCTGCACCAAAAATAAATCTGACCCAAGTGCCCGCACCCGGCCGGGGAGCCGGGGCCAGGGGCAGCGCTGGAGCGCACCGTCCCCGCGGAGCCCCGGCCTTGCCCCGGCAGAGAAAAGCGGAGAAGCCGCCGCTCCCTCGGGTGGGCTCCGGCAGCGGGGACGGGACTTGTGCGGGGCCGGGCGGAACGAAATCCGCCGCCCCAGAAACGCTGCCAGAagcgggggagcggggagcagccTCCCCGGGCGGGCAGGCAGCGCAGTGCCCAGCTCCCCGCCTTTCCCCGGGGCTTTTTCGTTTGCAAACGAACTCCCGGGGCGACCCAGTGGCCCCGGGGTCGGCGAACCTGCAGGGTCCGGG cccCTGCGGAGTGGAGCTGGGCACGGCGGTGCCCGGGCCGCCTCCTGCCGCCCTGCCgcagggccaggagagggggGGTGAGCCAGAATTTGAGCGAGCCCCTGGGCCGGTGTAA